The proteins below come from a single Prolixibacter sp. NT017 genomic window:
- a CDS encoding alpha-L-fucosidase, whose protein sequence is MHFRKMAGVVLLSLFSSFVMAQKDYQPTPGNLEARQWFQNAKFGMFIHWGVYSVLGDGEWVMNNQHIDKKTYEKLPAFFNPIAFDAAEWVRIAKEAGMKYITITSKHHDGFCMWDTKLTDWNIVDRTPYGKDVLKQLADECHKQGIKLFFYYSQLDWYQNNYYPRGNTGHYSGRPEKGDWYAYLDYMDGQLTELLSNYGDIAGIWFDGWWDKQDADWRLNKTYSLIHKLQPSCLIGSNHHQAPKPGEDFQMFEKDLPGHNTTGFSGESEIGQLPLETCETMNHSWGFNLQDNNYKSTKDLVHYLVKAAGYNSNFLLNVGPMPNGKIQPEFVKTLGEIGKWMDRYSTTIYGTRGGPVSPHSWGVTTVKDNKVFVHILDMQDTNLLLPDFGKKVKKVYFFDDNTPVNFQQNKFGTTLSIPQNKRKPYDTILVMEI, encoded by the coding sequence ATGCATTTCAGAAAAATGGCAGGCGTTGTTCTGCTCTCATTGTTTTCGTCATTCGTTATGGCACAAAAAGATTATCAACCCACGCCCGGCAACCTGGAAGCCCGTCAATGGTTCCAGAATGCCAAATTCGGAATGTTCATCCATTGGGGCGTTTATTCCGTGTTGGGTGACGGCGAATGGGTGATGAACAACCAGCATATCGATAAGAAGACGTACGAAAAGCTTCCGGCTTTTTTCAATCCCATCGCCTTCGATGCTGCCGAATGGGTAAGAATAGCCAAAGAAGCCGGGATGAAGTACATCACGATCACGTCCAAGCACCACGATGGATTCTGCATGTGGGACACGAAGCTGACCGATTGGAACATCGTCGACCGAACACCATACGGAAAAGATGTACTAAAGCAACTGGCGGATGAATGCCACAAACAGGGCATTAAACTTTTCTTCTACTATTCCCAGCTCGACTGGTACCAAAATAACTATTACCCCAGGGGAAATACCGGTCATTATTCCGGTCGGCCGGAAAAAGGCGATTGGTATGCTTACCTCGATTACATGGACGGTCAGTTGACCGAATTGCTGTCCAATTACGGTGACATTGCCGGTATTTGGTTCGATGGCTGGTGGGATAAACAGGATGCTGACTGGCGGCTAAATAAAACATACAGCCTCATTCACAAACTACAACCGTCATGTCTCATTGGTAGTAATCATCATCAGGCGCCGAAACCGGGAGAAGATTTCCAGATGTTCGAAAAAGATTTGCCCGGCCACAACACAACCGGTTTTAGCGGCGAGTCGGAAATTGGACAATTGCCATTGGAAACATGCGAAACGATGAATCATTCATGGGGGTTCAACCTACAGGACAATAATTACAAATCAACGAAAGACCTCGTTCATTACCTGGTAAAAGCTGCCGGATACAATTCCAACTTCCTATTAAATGTAGGCCCGATGCCTAACGGGAAAATACAACCGGAATTCGTGAAAACACTTGGGGAAATCGGGAAATGGATGGACCGGTACAGCACAACGATATACGGAACCCGGGGAGGTCCTGTTTCGCCACATAGCTGGGGTGTAACTACCGTGAAAGACAACAAGGTTTTTGTACATATTCTCGATATGCAGGATACTAACCTCCTGCTCCCGGATTTTGGTAAGAAGGTGAAAAAAGTCTATTTCTTCGATGACAACACGCCGGTAAACTTTCAGCAGAACAAATTCGGAACAACGCTCAGTATTCCGCAAAACAAAAGAAAACCTTACGATACCATTCTCGTCATGGAAATTTGA
- a CDS encoding HDIG domain-containing metalloprotein has product MSKIPTREEAMELLKQYNDSDSLVRHGMAVEAVMKHFAEKMGEDQEKWGIIGLVHDLDYEKYPEQHCTMTRQILEEHEWPEDYIRAIMSHAWGMCTDDKPELPMEKVLYATDELTGLITAAVYVRPSRSILDLTVKSVKKKWKTKSFAAGANREVIMQGAEMLGMPLEELMAETIAGMQKEADALGLRGEL; this is encoded by the coding sequence ATGTCGAAAATACCTACACGCGAAGAAGCAATGGAGTTGCTGAAGCAGTATAACGATTCGGACAGCCTGGTCCGGCACGGAATGGCCGTAGAAGCCGTGATGAAACATTTTGCCGAAAAGATGGGTGAAGACCAGGAAAAATGGGGCATCATTGGCTTAGTCCACGATTTGGACTACGAAAAATATCCGGAGCAACATTGCACCATGACGCGCCAAATTCTGGAAGAACACGAATGGCCGGAAGATTACATTCGAGCCATCATGAGCCATGCCTGGGGAATGTGCACCGATGATAAACCGGAACTCCCCATGGAAAAAGTGCTGTACGCCACCGACGAACTGACCGGACTGATTACCGCCGCAGTTTATGTTCGCCCATCACGCAGCATTCTCGACCTGACCGTCAAATCGGTAAAGAAAAAGTGGAAAACCAAATCGTTTGCTGCCGGCGCCAACCGCGAAGTCATCATGCAGGGAGCCGAAATGCTGGGCATGCCATTGGAAGAACTGATGGCCGAAACCATTGCCGGAATGCAAAAAGAAGCCGATGCACTCGGACTTCGCGGAGAGCTCTGA
- a CDS encoding glutaminase, protein MTHIDLQAILSEIASEVEPFYGKGNVADYIPALAKVPARQFGMSVSLLNGQEYVIGDADVPFSIQSISKVFTLVMAFREKGDEVWKRVGREPSGTPFNSLTQLETTGGYPRNPFINAGAHVVSDMLMDFLPNPRQSLLGFVRMLTLNDAIDYDAEVAESERIHGDRNRALAYYMKSFGNIHHEVDQLLDIYFHQCALSMSCRDLSRSLLFLANHGIVPHSGEQILNESRSKRLASLMLTCGLYDEAGEFAFRVGLPGKSGVGGGIVGIIPGLLSVAVWSPELDVSGNSVLAMEALERFTTKLGISVF, encoded by the coding sequence ATGACGCACATCGATTTACAGGCTATACTGAGCGAAATTGCCAGCGAGGTAGAACCGTTTTATGGCAAGGGCAACGTCGCCGATTATATTCCGGCTTTGGCCAAAGTTCCCGCCCGGCAGTTTGGTATGTCGGTTTCGCTGTTGAACGGCCAGGAATATGTTATTGGTGACGCAGATGTGCCGTTTTCTATTCAGAGTATCTCCAAGGTATTTACGCTGGTCATGGCTTTTCGCGAAAAAGGCGATGAGGTATGGAAACGGGTCGGACGTGAGCCTTCCGGGACACCGTTTAACTCGCTTACCCAGCTGGAAACTACAGGCGGTTATCCCCGTAATCCGTTCATCAATGCCGGAGCACACGTGGTTTCGGATATGTTGATGGATTTTCTGCCCAATCCACGCCAGTCGCTGCTCGGGTTTGTGCGCATGCTAACGCTGAATGACGCGATTGATTACGATGCCGAAGTAGCCGAATCGGAACGGATTCACGGTGACCGGAACCGGGCTTTGGCCTACTACATGAAGAGCTTTGGCAATATTCATCATGAAGTGGATCAGCTGCTGGACATTTATTTTCACCAGTGTGCGCTATCGATGAGTTGCCGCGACCTTTCGCGCAGCCTGCTGTTTTTGGCCAATCATGGTATTGTTCCTCACTCCGGAGAACAGATCCTGAACGAAAGTCGCTCCAAACGTTTGGCATCCTTAATGCTCACCTGCGGTTTGTACGACGAGGCCGGAGAGTTTGCTTTTCGCGTTGGTCTTCCTGGTAAAAGTGGTGTAGGCGGCGGAATTGTTGGGATCATTCCCGGGTTACTGAGTGTTGCCGTCTGGAGCCCCGAACTGGATGTGTCGGGCAATTCGGTGCTGGCCATGGAGGCGCTGGAACGTTTTACGACCAAACTGGGCATCTCTGTTTTTTAA
- a CDS encoding tetratricopeptide repeat protein, with protein sequence MPLNIRKNYRERKIREAWQLYHDGKREEAFSKVRLLLKSTNKEVRLEALQIAGMAMYKLKRFDQAINYFQKACKLANARHDWFNLAMAYAKSKHVLEAEAAFNMINGASTKHSYQYAISQPQMLYQYFRVLRDSGFTREAFGRINELKAMYCALYKSEEDYLASKGMPGLSLMMREALPVLQSLAAERDMVSWLEDFGKRIKEPGSQVLKDYVTLLDV encoded by the coding sequence ATGCCACTAAATATCAGAAAGAATTACCGCGAGCGAAAAATCAGGGAAGCCTGGCAGTTGTATCACGATGGTAAACGCGAGGAGGCTTTCAGTAAAGTTCGTTTGTTGCTCAAATCGACCAACAAAGAAGTTCGGCTGGAAGCTTTGCAGATTGCCGGGATGGCGATGTATAAACTGAAGCGGTTTGATCAGGCTATCAACTATTTTCAAAAAGCCTGTAAGCTGGCCAATGCCCGTCACGACTGGTTCAACCTGGCCATGGCCTACGCCAAATCCAAACATGTATTGGAAGCAGAGGCTGCCTTTAATATGATTAACGGAGCGTCGACTAAACATTCATACCAGTATGCCATCTCGCAGCCGCAGATGTTGTATCAGTATTTCCGCGTATTGCGTGATTCGGGGTTTACGCGTGAAGCTTTTGGTCGAATTAATGAACTAAAAGCGATGTATTGTGCATTGTATAAGTCAGAAGAGGATTACCTGGCTTCCAAAGGAATGCCCGGACTTTCGTTGATGATGCGGGAAGCTCTCCCTGTCCTGCAATCACTGGCGGCTGAAAGAGACATGGTTTCCTGGCTGGAGGATTTCGGGAAAAGAATAAAAGAACCTGGTAGTCAGGTTTTGAAGGATTACGTGACGCTGTTGGACGTATAG